The following proteins come from a genomic window of Flavobacterium eburneipallidum:
- a CDS encoding DUF3857 domain-containing protein encodes MKKLFLPLYIVFFTFSAHAQKTFEEYKKQYPDFNELVVEHSQSYDFSIEKSKIKIIQDNHYESIILTENGILHNSESFTYSELSKLIGYEAYTVITANGKEKKIKVTQTNESASRQSGVFYDDTKERQLIFPNLEAGARKVYNHQIDFVDPTLLHKFAFGGNVPVMSTFLEIKTDKNIHIGYKVFNDPSNTIEFSKTEKKGKWIYKWSLKDMKPLKFEGNSQGYLHIAPHITIYLEDYTINGKKTEVFGNLDKLYAYNKNFLKNLNQTEDPTLKAITLDLIANKTTEEEKVKSIFYWVKDNIKYIAFGDGYEGLIPRQASVICERKFGDCKDMSSIITAMAKYANVDNVYMAWIGTREIPYLHNELALPALYDHMIAVYKKGEEYIFLDATDKETLYGIPTGFIQGKEALLSMGDTYKIVPVPIVAPEKNEIKERVNLKIEKDKLIGSGQIEFNGYNRSRLLSRIGDATNKTRFEMIKGLVLKGNNKFNLKDYTEANIKDRDKPYQINYNFDLGNYIIKVDKEVYVSMFLDKPLEKMIIEKDRSAKFEFEHLNYFNSQYEMEIPQNCSVKYVPKNVNLDNDYLKASIVYEVKNNKIILHFELKQKKILLDKTDFEPWNSTIKELKNNYTDTLILLEK; translated from the coding sequence TTTTACCACTTTATATTGTGTTTTTTACTTTTTCAGCCCATGCTCAAAAAACCTTTGAAGAGTACAAAAAACAATATCCTGATTTTAATGAATTGGTAGTAGAGCATTCCCAATCCTATGATTTTTCGATAGAAAAAAGTAAAATAAAAATCATTCAAGACAATCATTATGAGTCTATAATTCTGACTGAAAACGGTATTCTTCACAATAGCGAATCCTTTACTTATTCTGAATTATCCAAACTTATTGGTTATGAAGCCTATACTGTTATTACTGCAAATGGTAAGGAAAAAAAGATAAAAGTTACCCAGACTAACGAGTCAGCTTCACGCCAAAGTGGTGTTTTTTATGATGATACAAAAGAGCGTCAACTTATTTTTCCGAACCTTGAAGCGGGTGCTAGAAAAGTCTATAATCATCAAATTGATTTTGTAGATCCCACTTTACTTCACAAATTTGCTTTTGGTGGTAATGTACCTGTAATGAGTACTTTTTTAGAAATTAAAACGGACAAAAATATTCATATTGGATACAAAGTATTCAATGATCCATCCAATACTATCGAATTTTCTAAAACAGAAAAAAAAGGAAAATGGATTTATAAATGGAGTTTAAAAGATATGAAACCCTTGAAGTTTGAGGGAAATTCTCAAGGCTATTTGCATATTGCTCCTCACATTACTATTTATCTTGAAGATTATACCATCAATGGTAAAAAAACAGAAGTCTTTGGAAATCTTGATAAATTATATGCTTACAACAAAAACTTTTTAAAAAACCTAAACCAAACTGAAGACCCAACATTAAAAGCAATCACGTTAGACCTTATAGCTAATAAAACTACCGAGGAGGAAAAAGTAAAAAGTATTTTCTATTGGGTAAAAGACAACATCAAATACATTGCTTTCGGCGATGGATACGAGGGTTTAATTCCCCGACAAGCCAGTGTAATTTGCGAAAGAAAATTTGGCGATTGCAAAGATATGTCTAGCATTATTACAGCCATGGCTAAATATGCTAATGTTGATAATGTGTATATGGCTTGGATCGGAACAAGAGAAATTCCTTATTTACATAACGAATTAGCGTTACCAGCCTTGTACGATCACATGATTGCGGTTTACAAAAAAGGAGAGGAATACATTTTCTTGGATGCTACAGACAAAGAAACGCTGTATGGAATTCCAACTGGTTTTATCCAAGGAAAAGAAGCCTTGTTGAGCATGGGCGATACCTATAAAATTGTTCCTGTTCCAATTGTAGCTCCAGAGAAAAATGAAATAAAAGAACGGGTTAATTTGAAAATAGAAAAAGACAAACTTATAGGTTCAGGTCAAATTGAATTTAATGGTTACAACAGAAGTCGTCTTTTGTCACGCATTGGTGATGCCACCAACAAAACCCGATTCGAAATGATAAAGGGGCTGGTTCTCAAAGGCAATAACAAATTCAATTTAAAAGATTATACCGAAGCCAATATCAAAGACAGAGACAAGCCTTATCAAATCAACTACAATTTTGATTTAGGAAATTATATTATAAAAGTAGATAAAGAAGTTTATGTCAGTATGTTTCTGGACAAACCACTAGAAAAAATGATTATCGAAAAAGACCGTTCCGCCAAGTTTGAATTCGAGCATTTGAACTACTTCAATAGCCAGTACGAAATGGAAATTCCTCAAAATTGTTCGGTAAAATATGTACCAAAAAACGTTAATTTGGATAATGATTACCTAAAAGCATCTATCGTTTATGAAGTAAAAAACAATAAAATTATCTTGCATTTCGAATTGAAACAAAAGAAAATATTGTTAGACAAAACCGACTTTGAGCCCTGGAATTCAACCATCAAAGAACTGAAAAACAATTACACAGATACACTAATTTTATTAGAAAAATAA
- a CDS encoding DUF3857 domain-containing protein, translating to MKTNRLKNTLNLLVLLSSSVIFAQDYSFKNYDWNEKETKVEIPEQYKNEKEVILERTIKIEIVVSGKTAKQYHLLHEKVLINSDDAIERNNKIYIPFSLDESVLVNKARAILKNGTVIQLDKKDIKEDVDQEKGMKYNYFAVNGLDKGAVIEKIYVLEEGPELTGNTIKMQDDYPIGKLNFELIHPNYLVFKTKSYNGLGEPKLDDKTIANTVIVSVNEQNIPALDNDENYSNWNLQLKLFRYKLDENIMNGGRNLNNFKDFSNNLYQRLTAELDKKTQKIVDDFCKTIPKSNDLQEQIWNIENKIKKTITYDRYIDSKESVAGIIESKQANQTDVLRIYLAVFKNFNIENNMVFTSNRYKIPFDKDFESFENLSELLFYFPSIKKYLTPTEVQYRIPLFPAAIANNNGLFIKEKTFAGVKMGIGEIDFIEIPGSEITHDIMNITVDFTKDLENPLVTSNLTFGGYSGLNFQPIKDFASAEQYKTFLKNVAENYTVEAEYKTLTTENDGIDFIGKKPFVLNVSYEGKDLTKKAGENYLFSVGETIGKQMEFYQENKRTLPVEIDYPHYYTRKIKILLPKGATIKNLDKFNLDFKTVIDGKTQAEFVSKYTQKGDEITVDNVEYYKIINYPLNKFDDYKAVINAAADFNKIVIIVTK from the coding sequence ATGAAAACAAATCGTCTAAAAAACACCCTTAACCTATTAGTTCTTTTAAGTTCATCCGTGATTTTTGCACAGGATTATTCCTTTAAAAACTACGATTGGAACGAAAAAGAAACCAAAGTTGAAATTCCAGAACAATACAAAAACGAGAAGGAAGTTATTCTAGAACGTACTATCAAAATAGAGATTGTAGTTTCAGGCAAAACCGCCAAACAATATCATTTGTTACACGAAAAAGTATTAATCAATTCTGATGATGCTATTGAGCGCAACAACAAAATCTACATTCCTTTTAGTCTAGACGAAAGTGTTTTGGTCAATAAAGCACGTGCTATCCTCAAAAATGGTACAGTAATTCAATTAGACAAAAAAGACATCAAAGAAGATGTAGATCAGGAAAAGGGAATGAAGTACAACTATTTTGCCGTGAATGGATTAGACAAAGGAGCTGTGATTGAAAAAATTTATGTGCTTGAAGAAGGACCTGAATTGACTGGAAATACCATCAAAATGCAAGACGATTATCCAATTGGTAAATTGAACTTCGAACTGATTCATCCGAATTATTTGGTTTTCAAAACCAAATCTTACAACGGATTGGGCGAACCAAAACTAGACGACAAAACCATTGCAAACACCGTTATTGTTAGTGTAAACGAACAAAACATTCCTGCATTAGACAATGACGAAAACTATTCGAATTGGAATTTACAGCTAAAATTATTTCGCTACAAACTGGACGAAAATATAATGAACGGCGGAAGAAATTTGAATAATTTTAAAGATTTTTCAAATAATTTATACCAAAGGTTGACTGCTGAATTGGATAAGAAAACGCAAAAAATAGTAGATGATTTTTGCAAAACCATTCCAAAATCAAACGACTTGCAAGAACAAATTTGGAACATCGAAAACAAAATAAAAAAGACCATAACTTATGATAGATACATTGATTCAAAAGAAAGTGTAGCAGGAATAATTGAAAGCAAACAAGCCAATCAAACGGATGTTTTAAGAATATATTTGGCAGTTTTCAAGAATTTCAATATCGAAAACAATATGGTTTTTACCTCTAATCGATATAAAATTCCATTCGACAAAGATTTTGAAAGTTTTGAAAACTTAAGCGAATTATTGTTTTATTTTCCAAGTATTAAAAAGTATTTAACACCTACTGAAGTACAATACCGCATTCCGTTATTTCCTGCGGCTATCGCTAATAACAACGGATTATTCATCAAAGAAAAAACCTTTGCTGGAGTAAAAATGGGTATTGGCGAAATTGATTTTATCGAAATTCCTGGAAGCGAAATCACCCATGATATCATGAACATCACGGTCGATTTTACTAAAGATTTAGAAAACCCATTAGTAACAAGTAATCTTACTTTTGGCGGATATTCAGGATTAAATTTTCAGCCTATCAAAGATTTTGCTTCGGCTGAACAATACAAAACTTTCTTGAAAAACGTTGCCGAAAATTACACCGTAGAAGCCGAATATAAAACCTTGACGACCGAGAATGATGGAATCGATTTTATAGGCAAAAAACCTTTTGTGTTGAATGTTTCTTATGAAGGAAAAGATTTGACTAAAAAAGCAGGAGAAAATTATTTATTTTCTGTAGGCGAAACCATTGGCAAACAAATGGAGTTTTATCAAGAAAACAAAAGAACCTTACCAGTAGAGATTGATTACCCACATTATTACACTCGAAAAATTAAAATTTTGTTGCCAAAAGGAGCTACAATCAAAAACCTAGATAAATTTAATTTGGATTTCAAAACCGTAATCGACGGAAAAACACAAGCCGAATTTGTTAGTAAATACACTCAAAAAGGCGATGAAATTACTGTAGATAATGTTGAGTATTACAAAATTATAAACTATCCGCTGAATAAATTTGATGATTACAAAGCCGTCATCAACGCTGCTGCCGACTTTAATAAAATAGTTATTATTGTGACAAAATAG
- a CDS encoding serine hydrolase domain-containing protein — protein MNIIKSANILQILLLMVVMSSCKNEAKENAAPELKDYELPEGTLPKMKPLENESPKLTTAYLEEKKTKVQSFYNRNWPNNSMNGGFLVAKNGQIIFEKYEGFANFRDKTPITSDTPIHIASVSKVLTATAILKLVNAKRIDLDQKVTHYLKEFPYPDVTVRMLLSHRSGMRSYAYFTDRDKNVWDRHNTLTNQDILTIMGTKNIGLEQKTGTRFAYCNTNYAMLALIIEKVTKKSYREAMSQMIFKPLGMKNTFVLDFDKDKHNVAPSYKGNKVEIGIDYLDKVYGDKNIYSTPRDLLKFDRARNSPSFLEPKLLKQVYVGYSNEHPGTKNYGLGIRMVNWPSGKNFYFHNGWWHGFTSSYITLTDESVTIIALSNKYTKNTYAVRKLSSIFGEYPFKLSDE, from the coding sequence ATGAATATTATCAAAAGCGCAAATATACTACAAATACTGCTCCTGATGGTAGTGATGAGTTCTTGTAAAAACGAAGCAAAGGAAAATGCAGCACCCGAATTAAAAGATTATGAATTGCCCGAAGGTACATTACCTAAAATGAAACCTTTAGAAAATGAATCGCCAAAACTAACAACTGCTTATTTAGAAGAAAAGAAAACTAAAGTACAATCGTTCTACAACAGAAACTGGCCTAACAATAGTATGAATGGCGGTTTTCTGGTTGCCAAAAATGGTCAGATTATTTTCGAAAAATACGAAGGTTTTGCTAATTTTAGAGATAAAACGCCCATTACAAGCGACACTCCTATTCATATTGCATCAGTAAGCAAAGTACTTACGGCTACTGCCATTTTAAAATTAGTCAATGCTAAAAGAATCGATTTAGACCAAAAAGTAACCCATTATTTAAAAGAGTTTCCATATCCAGATGTTACCGTTCGAATGTTATTGAGTCACCGAAGTGGCATGCGTAGTTACGCTTATTTTACCGATCGTGATAAAAATGTTTGGGACAGACACAACACTTTGACCAATCAGGATATTTTGACCATAATGGGAACCAAAAACATTGGATTGGAACAGAAAACAGGAACACGCTTTGCTTATTGCAATACTAATTATGCAATGTTGGCTTTGATTATCGAAAAAGTAACTAAAAAGTCTTACCGAGAAGCCATGAGCCAGATGATCTTCAAACCATTAGGAATGAAAAATACTTTTGTTTTGGATTTTGACAAAGACAAACACAATGTTGCTCCATCCTACAAAGGCAATAAAGTAGAAATTGGCATTGATTATTTAGATAAAGTCTATGGCGACAAAAACATCTACTCTACTCCTCGAGATTTACTAAAATTTGACCGAGCCAGAAATTCGCCTTCTTTTTTAGAGCCAAAGTTATTAAAACAAGTATATGTAGGCTACAGCAACGAACATCCAGGAACAAAAAATTATGGATTGGGAATTCGAATGGTCAATTGGCCTAGTGGTAAGAATTTTTATTTCCACAACGGTTGGTGGCACGGATTTACTTCTTCATACATTACTCTTACAGATGAGAGCGTAACCATCATTGCCTTATCTAACAAATACACTAAAAACACTTATGCTGTTCGAAAATTATCGTCAATCTTTGGAGAATATCCTTTTAAGTTAAGCGACGAATAG
- a CDS encoding NAD(P)-dependent oxidoreductase codes for MKFGIIKERKTPTDKRVLFSPNALVQLKKLQPDCEVKIESSAVRIFSDDEYKFKGIEVTNDISDCDFLFGIKEIPVQDLIPNKSYFFFSHTIKKQPHNRKLLQAILEKNIDLYDYETIVDAENHRLIGFGKYAGIVGTYNAIRAFGLKFELFKLPKAETLSGKEAIIAHLKRLVLPPLKFVVTGNGKVGKSVKEVLKAIKVKEVTIENYLTKKYTQAVFTQIDVLDYNRRIDGKLLDRNDFFENPQEYTSDFERFTKVSDIYITAHFHANESPNILTREMLQANDCNIRVVADIACDANGSVASTLRSSTIAEPLYGYLPSENKEVDVFHPAAIVVMAVDNLPCELPKDSSEGFGEMFIDHVIPAFFNNDKDRILERAKITENGKLTPRFSYLQDYVDGE; via the coding sequence ATGAAATTCGGAATTATAAAAGAGCGCAAAACCCCAACCGACAAAAGAGTGCTGTTTTCGCCTAATGCTTTAGTGCAATTAAAGAAACTTCAGCCTGACTGTGAGGTAAAAATAGAAAGTTCGGCTGTTCGTATTTTTAGCGATGACGAATATAAATTCAAAGGAATTGAGGTAACAAATGACATCAGCGATTGCGATTTTTTATTTGGTATAAAAGAAATTCCTGTTCAGGATTTGATTCCTAATAAATCGTATTTCTTTTTTTCGCATACCATTAAGAAACAGCCTCATAATCGAAAGTTGCTACAAGCTATTTTAGAAAAAAATATTGATTTATATGATTATGAAACCATTGTAGATGCCGAAAATCATCGATTAATTGGTTTTGGAAAATATGCTGGAATTGTTGGAACTTATAATGCTATCCGTGCTTTCGGACTAAAGTTCGAATTGTTTAAATTGCCAAAAGCAGAAACCCTTTCGGGCAAAGAGGCAATAATTGCTCATTTGAAGCGATTGGTTTTGCCTCCCTTAAAATTTGTAGTTACCGGAAATGGAAAAGTGGGTAAAAGCGTTAAAGAAGTATTGAAAGCCATAAAAGTAAAAGAGGTTACGATTGAAAATTATTTGACTAAAAAATACACCCAAGCCGTTTTTACCCAAATTGATGTTTTGGATTACAACCGCAGAATTGACGGAAAGCTTTTAGATAGAAATGATTTTTTTGAAAACCCACAAGAATATACTTCCGATTTTGAGCGTTTTACCAAAGTTTCGGATATTTATATTACCGCACATTTTCATGCCAATGAATCTCCAAATATTCTGACTCGTGAAATGCTTCAAGCCAATGATTGCAATATAAGAGTGGTTGCTGATATTGCTTGCGATGCCAATGGTTCTGTTGCTTCAACCTTGAGATCATCTACTATTGCTGAACCTTTGTATGGTTATTTACCCTCTGAAAATAAGGAAGTAGATGTTTTTCATCCCGCAGCTATTGTGGTTATGGCAGTTGATAATTTGCCGTGCGAATTGCCCAAAGATTCCAGCGAAGGTTTTGGCGAAATGTTTATAGACCACGTTATTCCTGCTTTTTTTAATAATGACAAAGACCGAATTCTAGAACGAGCTAAAATTACAGAAAATGGAAAATTAACACCTAGATTTAGCTACTTACAGGATTATGTGGATGGGGAATAA
- a CDS encoding 3'-5' exonuclease, translating to MMNLLEKIKAFFPFWDTEEVFDESAFGDINTTRFVVLDTETTGFDYEKDRILSIGAIALQNNTIHIQDSFEIYIEQEHYNQATAQIHGILKDFVLDRPKELEALQQFLAFLGDSIIIAHHTAFDMKMLNKALERNGLPELKNRSLDTAILYKKTLINSYLLERKDHYTLDDLADKFDISKKDRHTALGDAYITAIAFLKILKKLKEKGDVTWKRLFK from the coding sequence ATGATGAATTTACTTGAAAAAATAAAAGCTTTTTTTCCTTTTTGGGATACGGAAGAAGTATTTGACGAAAGTGCATTTGGTGACATCAACACCACTCGATTTGTAGTTTTAGACACTGAAACTACAGGGTTTGATTATGAAAAAGACCGCATTCTCTCTATCGGAGCTATTGCTTTGCAGAACAATACTATCCATATTCAAGATAGTTTTGAAATTTATATAGAACAAGAACATTACAACCAAGCCACAGCCCAAATTCACGGAATCCTGAAAGATTTTGTACTAGATCGCCCGAAGGAATTAGAAGCTTTGCAACAGTTTTTAGCTTTTTTGGGAGATTCGATTATCATTGCTCATCATACTGCATTTGATATGAAAATGCTTAACAAAGCATTGGAAAGAAATGGTTTACCCGAATTGAAAAACAGGTCATTAGACACCGCCATTCTATACAAAAAAACGCTTATTAATTCCTATCTCCTTGAGAGAAAAGACCATTACACTTTAGACGATCTTGCCGATAAGTTTGATATTTCTAAAAAAGACCGCCATACCGCCTTGGGAGATGCCTATATTACTGCTATTGCATTTCTAAAAATTCTAAAAAAACTAAAAGAAAAAGGCGATGTTACTTGGAAACGGTTGTTTAAGTAG
- a CDS encoding DUF294 nucleotidyltransferase-like domain-containing protein, protein MKNTISHRVADFLKNYPPFSFLKPRELEIISEQISIIYKEKESVVFAENEETHDCFYVVHKGAVALRTSFQNDILDMCDEGDIFGLRPLLANENYKMEAKAFEETILYAIPIAVFKPYAQENRAVGNFLIESFAANTLNPYSKSHRGKLYGEEALDADINLLDLQPIKYSKKIVSCSAATTVKEIAEIMTKKNVGAILVVEENTMPIGIITDKDLRNKIVTGIFPITAAASEIMTTPVITYPKKMSITQAQMAMMKSDISHLCITKDGTVNSKAVGMLSKHDVMVSLGNNPAVLIKAIKRAKKFKNIKPIRSRIMLLLQGYLDQNIPMTLTSKIITELNDACIKQVITLALDKMATPPPVKFSWLALGSQGRSEQLLHTDQDNALIYEDVPEELAAETKQYFITLATHVNKGLFEIGYDYCPAEMMASNPKWCLNLEQWKNMIHHWITNTGKTEVLLSFIFFDYSLSYGDSELANNLSDFIFEDIKANPIFYTHLVSGALQSPSPTGFFRQFLLEQNGVNKDFFDIKNRALMPLADAARVLILSHSVKSISNTSERFEKLAELEPQNGELYLACAYAHKVLLKFRTKQGLLHNDSGQYIALESLSKAERIKLKSTFKTIKELQELITIRFNVSNLV, encoded by the coding sequence ATGAAAAATACCATTTCCCATAGAGTTGCTGATTTTTTGAAAAACTACCCGCCCTTTAGTTTTTTAAAACCTCGTGAACTCGAAATTATATCCGAACAAATATCCATAATTTATAAAGAGAAAGAAAGCGTTGTTTTTGCCGAAAACGAAGAAACACACGACTGTTTTTATGTGGTTCACAAAGGAGCTGTGGCGCTTCGAACCAGTTTTCAGAATGATATTTTAGACATGTGTGACGAAGGCGATATTTTTGGGTTAAGACCCCTTTTGGCCAACGAGAATTATAAAATGGAAGCAAAAGCATTTGAAGAAACAATTCTTTATGCCATTCCGATTGCTGTTTTTAAACCCTATGCACAAGAAAATAGAGCCGTGGGAAATTTTTTGATAGAAAGTTTTGCTGCCAACACGCTAAATCCCTATTCCAAAAGCCATCGTGGAAAGTTATACGGTGAAGAAGCTCTAGATGCCGATATTAATTTATTGGATTTACAACCTATCAAATATTCCAAAAAAATAGTGAGCTGTTCAGCAGCAACAACTGTTAAGGAAATTGCCGAGATAATGACTAAAAAAAATGTAGGAGCCATTCTAGTTGTAGAAGAAAACACAATGCCTATAGGAATTATTACCGACAAAGATTTGCGAAACAAAATCGTAACTGGAATTTTTCCAATTACAGCAGCTGCCTCCGAAATAATGACAACTCCCGTGATTACTTATCCCAAAAAAATGAGCATAACCCAAGCTCAAATGGCGATGATGAAAAGCGATATAAGCCATTTGTGTATTACCAAAGATGGAACTGTCAACTCGAAAGCGGTTGGAATGTTATCCAAACACGATGTAATGGTATCTTTAGGAAACAATCCAGCGGTTTTAATAAAAGCAATCAAAAGAGCCAAGAAGTTCAAAAATATCAAACCCATTCGCTCTCGAATCATGTTGTTGTTACAAGGCTATTTAGATCAAAATATCCCGATGACGCTAACTTCGAAAATCATCACCGAATTGAATGATGCCTGTATCAAACAGGTCATTACATTAGCATTAGATAAAATGGCAACGCCTCCACCAGTAAAATTCTCTTGGTTGGCATTAGGAAGTCAAGGACGAAGTGAGCAACTTTTGCATACCGATCAGGATAATGCCTTGATTTATGAAGATGTGCCAGAAGAATTGGCTGCTGAAACCAAACAATACTTTATAACATTGGCTACTCATGTCAATAAAGGACTTTTTGAAATTGGTTATGATTATTGTCCTGCCGAGATGATGGCATCCAATCCTAAATGGTGTTTGAATCTCGAACAATGGAAAAATATGATTCACCATTGGATTACTAATACTGGAAAAACAGAAGTCTTATTGTCTTTTATATTTTTTGATTATAGTTTGTCTTATGGTGATAGCGAACTGGCCAATAATTTATCCGATTTTATTTTTGAAGACATCAAAGCCAATCCTATTTTTTATACACATTTGGTCAGCGGTGCTTTGCAAAGCCCCTCGCCTACTGGATTTTTTAGACAATTTTTATTGGAACAAAACGGAGTCAACAAAGATTTTTTCGATATAAAAAACAGAGCTTTGATGCCACTGGCAGATGCAGCTAGGGTTTTGATTTTGTCTCATTCCGTAAAATCAATAAGTAATACATCCGAACGTTTTGAAAAATTAGCAGAACTAGAACCTCAAAATGGAGAATTGTATTTGGCTTGTGCTTATGCTCATAAAGTGTTATTGAAATTCCGAACCAAACAAGGACTTTTGCACAATGATTCGGGGCAATATATCGCTTTGGAATCCTTGTCTAAAGCTGAACGAATTAAGTTAAAAAGCACTTTCAAAACCATCAAGGAATTGCAAGAACTCATTACCATCCGTTTTAATGTATCCAACCTAGTATGA
- a CDS encoding TerC family protein — translation MEVFLNPDAWIALLTLTFLEIILGIDNIIFISIVTGKLPPEKRKKATKIGMFLAMFMRIALLFGISFLIRMKKPWFYIDFSWFSAGVTGQSLILLLGGLFLIYKSTKEIHEKVDEKGEEEKEIGKSAAKSFQGVLLQIIMIDLVFSFDSILTAVGMTNGVEGALYIMITAVVISVLIMMQFAVPVGAFVNKHPSIQILGLSFLILIGFMLITESAHLSNALIFGSHVTPVQKGYLYFAISFSLFVEFLNMKVDKKKK, via the coding sequence ATGGAAGTATTTTTAAATCCTGATGCTTGGATTGCGCTATTAACTTTAACTTTTCTAGAAATCATACTAGGAATTGACAACATTATTTTCATTTCGATTGTAACAGGAAAATTACCGCCCGAAAAACGAAAAAAAGCTACCAAAATTGGAATGTTCTTGGCTATGTTTATGAGAATTGCTTTGTTGTTTGGAATCAGTTTTTTGATTCGAATGAAAAAGCCTTGGTTTTATATTGACTTTAGCTGGTTTTCAGCAGGAGTTACGGGTCAAAGTCTTATTTTATTATTAGGTGGCTTATTCCTGATTTATAAAAGTACCAAAGAAATTCACGAAAAAGTAGATGAAAAAGGCGAAGAAGAAAAAGAAATTGGTAAATCGGCTGCCAAATCCTTTCAAGGAGTCCTTTTACAAATTATCATGATTGATTTAGTTTTCTCTTTTGATAGTATTCTTACCGCTGTGGGAATGACAAATGGTGTTGAAGGAGCACTTTATATTATGATTACAGCTGTGGTAATTTCGGTTTTGATTATGATGCAATTTGCCGTTCCTGTTGGAGCATTTGTCAACAAACACCCATCTATCCAGATATTAGGTTTGTCGTTTTTAATCCTCATTGGCTTTATGTTAATTACCGAAAGTGCGCATTTATCTAATGCTCTCATCTTTGGTAGTCACGTTACACCAGTACAAAAAGGTTATTTGTATTTTGCTATTTCCTTCTCCTTATTCGTAGAGTTTTTGAATATGAAAGTCGATAAGAAAAAGAAATAA
- a CDS encoding DNA topoisomerase IV, whose product MKKIFLLLPLLSLLSCYEAERNCKDFKTGKFKSEIIINGVKEQTTSIRTENLVIETYKGKTDTASVHWINDCEYVLRKLNPKSMAEKNAISIRILTTTKNSYTFEFGIVGQDEKQRGTAIKL is encoded by the coding sequence ATGAAAAAAATATTCCTTCTACTTCCATTACTGTCTTTACTATCATGTTATGAAGCGGAACGCAATTGTAAGGATTTCAAAACTGGAAAATTCAAATCCGAAATTATTATTAATGGTGTCAAAGAACAAACCACATCAATACGAACTGAAAATCTAGTCATCGAAACCTATAAAGGCAAAACCGATACGGCTTCGGTTCATTGGATTAACGATTGCGAATACGTTTTGCGAAAATTGAACCCAAAATCGATGGCTGAAAAAAATGCTATTTCGATTAGAATCTTGACTACTACCAAGAATTCCTATACCTTTGAATTCGGAATTGTGGGTCAGGACGAAAAACAACGTGGAACTGCAATTAAACTCTAG
- a CDS encoding pentapeptide repeat-containing protein — translation MENLIHTHKTFEKVSFIDKKVNNREFEDCVFKNCDFSNSNFSNNTFMDCEFIDCNLSMTQLDGTSLKTVDFKNCKLLGIQFNACADFMFGVSFQDCVLDYSSFSNKKMPKTKFHSCSMKEVSFIGTNLTNSTFENCNLDNAIFNDTQLAGVDFRTATNFKIDPEFNPMRKAKFSTQGIVGLLDKYDIKIE, via the coding sequence ATGGAAAACCTCATACACACCCATAAAACCTTCGAAAAAGTATCTTTTATTGACAAAAAAGTCAACAATCGGGAATTTGAAGATTGCGTTTTCAAAAATTGTGATTTTTCGAATAGTAATTTTTCTAATAACACTTTTATGGATTGCGAGTTTATTGACTGCAATCTTTCGATGACGCAATTGGACGGAACAAGTTTAAAAACTGTAGATTTCAAAAATTGTAAATTACTAGGAATTCAATTTAATGCCTGCGCCGATTTTATGTTTGGCGTGAGTTTTCAGGATTGTGTTTTAGACTATTCGTCTTTTTCTAATAAGAAAATGCCGAAAACTAAATTCCATTCCTGTTCGATGAAAGAAGTTTCTTTTATTGGAACGAATTTGACTAATTCCACTTTTGAGAACTGTAATTTAGACAACGCTATTTTTAATGACACTCAATTAGCAGGAGTCGATTTTAGAACGGCTACCAATTTTAAAATTGATCCCGAATTCAATCCGATGCGAAAAGCCAAATTTTCTACACAGGGAATTGTTGGACTATTGGATAAATATGATATTAAAATCGAATAA
- a CDS encoding DUF6095 family protein: protein MATNKELLSKSIKYLAWALPLLFIGPSLIYNAFINKQNVWHYLVLGIGIAVCLAAVYFMFKGLKTMMQSLFND, encoded by the coding sequence ATGGCAACTAACAAAGAACTTTTATCCAAATCTATAAAATATTTAGCTTGGGCTTTGCCTTTACTATTTATTGGTCCCTCCTTGATTTACAATGCGTTCATCAACAAGCAAAATGTTTGGCATTATCTGGTTTTAGGAATTGGAATTGCCGTTTGTTTAGCAGCGGTTTATTTTATGTTTAAAGGTTTAAAAACAATGATGCAAAGTTTATTTAACGACTAA